The segment AGGTGCAACAGAAACTGGCGACATCCGCATCACGCTGGCCGACGATGGCGGTCTTGAGATCGTGATCGACCGACCGGACGCGGGCAATGCACTGACCGCCGCGATGACCGATGCACTGGCCGATGCCATCGCCGCGCCCCCCGACGGCGCGAAGTTTATCGTGCTACAGGGCGCAGGCGCGGATTTCTGCGCTGGCCGCGTGTCACCGATGCCAAAGGATGCCGGACCAAAGACACCCGAGCAGATCCGGAGCCGCGTCGCGGATCCGGTGCTGGACTTTTACGACACTGTGCGCCGCACGCCGCTGCCGGTCATCGCCGCAGTGCGCGGGCGCGCCCATGGGGTCGGCTGCGCGCTGGCCGGGCTGGCCGACATCGTGCTGGCGGATGACAGCGCGGATTTCCGCATCCCCGAAATGGCCCGAGATATTCCGCCGCTACTGGTCGGCGCGGCGTTGGCCGGTCGGCTGCCGCGCGCGGCGCTGGCACGTCTGATCTATGGCCGCGAGAGCATCGACGCCGCGACGGCGTTGCAAATGGGTCTGGCTTGCGAAATCTGCACGGCCGCCGGGATGGAGGCCAGCCTGCAAACTTGGCGCGCCCGGCTGGCTGACAACAGTCCGACGGTGCTGGCCACTGTAAAACGCTTTTTGAACCTCGTGCCCGAAACCGGGTTTGCGGGACTGCGCGAATACGCCGCCGTCGCCAATTCGGCCGCCGTGTCCGAGCGGTTCATCGTACCGAAAGGGTGACGGAACATGTCCGACAATACCTCAAAATGGCGTGATCTGCACGGCGCCGAGAAAATACTGGGGCTGGGGGCGCTTTTGCTGCCCGTGCTGCTCGCATCGCTCTGGGCGGTCGAGGTACAGCGCTGGATCGGCGTGCTGATCTACAAGGAACAGTTTTTGGGGCTGATGCTGGCGTCGGGTCTGACAGCGGTGTTCGTCAACATCCGCGCCCGGCGCAGCGAAAACGGCGCTCGCGTGCCGTGGTACGACTGGATACTGGTCGCGATATCGCTGGCCGGAACGCTCTATGTCGTGATCAACTATCACTGGCTGATCTACGAGATGTCGGGGCTGGAGCCGCTGCGCATCGCTTTGGGCGCGTTGCTGATCCTCGCGATATTCGAGGCAGTACGGCGGCTGATCGGCTGGACCCTGATCATCGTGGCGGTGTTCTTTCTGCTGTATGCGCGCTTTGGCGGGATGATGCCCGGGATCTTTGCCGTGCCGTCGTCCAGCTGGGAACGGATCGTGATCTATTCCTACCTCGACACCACGGCGCTGTTCGGCCTGCCGCTGGACGTGGCGGCCAATACCATCGTCACCTTCATCCTGTTTGGGGCGATGCTGCGGATAACCAAGGGTGACACTTTTATCACCGATCTCGCGCTGTGCATGATGGGCAAGTATCGCGGTGGCCCGGCCAAGGTATCGGTCGCCGCCTCAACGCTGTTCGGTACGGTGTCGGGCAGTGCGGTGTCGAACGTCGCAGTGGTTGGCCCGATTTCGATCCCGATGATGGAAAAATCCGGCTACCCCCGCGAACAGGCCGCCGCGATTGAGGCGGTGTCGTCCACCGGCGGGCAGATCATGCCGCCGGTGATGGGGATCACCGCGTTCCTGATGGCGGATTTCCTGTCGGTGCCCTACAGCGACGTGGTTCTGGCGGCATTGCTGCCTGCGCTGCTCTATTACGTCGCGGTCTTTGTTCAGGTCGACCTTGAGGCGGGCAAGCGCGGATTGCGTGGCATCTCCGTGGCCGACCTGCCGCGGTTTGTTGCAACGCTCAAACGGGGGTTCGGTTTTATCGTGCCGCTGGGCGTGTTGATCTATGGCGTGATGTTCGCCTTTTGGGCACCAGGCAAGGCCGGACTGGCTGCTGCTGCGGCGGCGCTTCTGGTCGGGATGATCGACCCACGGGCGCGGCCCAACCGGGCCGAAATCTTTGGCGCGTTGGTCGATACCGGACGGACCGTCACCAGCATTCTGATCCTGACAGCGATTGCCGGTCTGGTGATCGGGGCGCTGCAGCTGGCTGGGCTGGCCTATTCGATGTCGTCAATCCTGCTGGCGCTGGCGGGCAACAGCGTGCTGCTGATCCTGCTGATGACAGCGGTGATCTGCGTGGTGCTGGGCATGGCCCTGCCGACGGCGGTGATCTACACCATGCTTGCGGTGCTGGTGGCACCCGCGCTGGTCGATCTGGGCGTCGACCGGATGGCGGCGCATCTGTTCATCTTTTACATGGGCATGTTGTCGATGATCACGCCGCCGGTTTGTTTCGCCTCGTTCACTGCGGCGGCAATCGCCGGCGCGAACTTTTGGAAAACCGCCATCGTCGGAATGCGCTACGGCGTCGCCGCCTATCTGCTGCCCTTTGTCTTTCCGTTCTCGATGGGCCTGCTGATGGAGGGCACGTTCCTTGAGATCGCCTGGGCCGTGGCGTCGGCGGTGCTGGGGCTGACGGCGATTTCGGCAGGGCTGGTCGGCTATCTCTTTCGCCCGCTGAACCCGGTGTTCCGGGTGGCACTGATCGGGGCTGGCTTTGTCGGGATGATGTCACCTTTTGGCAGCCAGCTGGGCGAGATGATGAACCTGGGCGGTCTGGCGGTCTGCGTGCTGATCGCGCTGGTCGAATGGTTCGCCGTCGCGCGCCTGCGCAGCACCCCCAACCGGGCCTGAGCCGCGATCCGGCGAGCCCCGCATACCAATGCCCCGCCCTGATCGGGGTCAACACAGTCGCGCGGCCCAAGGAGAGGGCCGCCCGACACGACGAACAACTGGGAGGTTACAACAGATGAAACTTGCAAGAATTACCATTCTCGCCGCGACAGTCGGCCTGACGCTGGGCACTGCCGCCGTGCAGGCGCAGACCATCGCGATGGCAACGGACAAACAGGGCACGACGTTCAACACCGTCGGCTCGGGCGTGGCCAAGGTGGTCAGCCAGAACAGCGGGCTGAACGTCATCGTGCGACCCTATGCCGGACCCGCCGCCTGGGCGCCAATCGTAAACAACGGCGAAGTGCCGTTCGGCATGATGTCGGCCAACAGCGCCTTTCAGGCGTTCAGCGGCGAAAACGAGGCCGGCAAGGCCTATCGCGACCTGCGCGTGATCCGGGCCGGCGGTGCCAGCCTGATGCTGGGCTTTGCGGTGCGGGCCGATGGCCCGATCAAGAGCTATGCCGATCTCAAGGGCGCGCGCGTGTCGTCGGATTTCGGCGGTCACCTGTCGATCAACAACTCGCTGACTGCTTCGCTCAAGGTGGCGGGCTACACTTGGGATGACGTGACCGAAGTACCGGTGTCCGGGGCCAACGACGGACTGGATGCGCTGGTCGCGGATCGGCTCGATGCCACCTGGGCGTCGGTCGGCCAGCCGCGCGCACGCGAAGCGGACACTCAGATCGGCGTGCGCTATTTGTCGGTGCCCGAAACTGGCGAAGAGGCGGCGATCTATCAGGAAATTGTCTTTCCCGGGGCCCGGATGGCCGTGGCGCAAGACGGCGTCGCACCGGGCATCGTCGGGCCGACCCGGCTGTTGTCGTATGACAGCTACCTGGTCTCGGCCAGCGCGGCTTCGGACCAGATGGTGACCGATATGTTGCAGGCGCTGTGGGACCATTCCGACGACCTGTTCGACGTGCATCCGTCGATGCGCGGCTTCACCAATGACAACGCAGTGACCAATGCGCCGGTGATGCCGTACCATCCCGCTGCGGTCGCGTTCTACAAGTCCAAGGGCGTCTGGACCGACGAGGATCAGGCCCGCCAGGACAAGCTGCTGGCCGCCGCCGCCAGCTGATCGCATGGGGCCGGGGCGCGTAGCGTCACCGGCCCTTTTTCATTTTCGGGCGTGCGGGGATGCATCGCACCCGGTCCCGACCTTGCCATAACAGAAAGCAGATGGAATGACCGAAGAAACCCTGTGGCAGCGCCGCGCCTGTGTCGTGACCTACACCGAAGCGACCAAGGCGACCGAGGTTTACGGCTTTGCCGGCAATTCCGGCAAGGTCAATCTCGAAGGCCAGCTGCTGGCCGGGGATATGCCCTCGGACACGGTGTTCATCTTCATGCATCCGACATCGACCCTGCAACTGCTGCCGATGCCGATGGCACTGGCGGATTCCGGGGTGCACGTTCTTTGCGCCGCCAGCCGGTATGCCCGCAATGACACCGCGCTGATCATGGAAAAGGTGGTGCTGGATCTGGGCGCCTGGATACGCCACGCACGCGATGTGATGGGCTATGCCAGGGTGGTGCTGGTTGGCTGGTCCGGCGGCGGATCGCTGTCGCTGTTCTATCAGGCACAGGCCGAGGCGCCGACCATCACCCACACCCCCGCAGGCGACCCGGTCGACCTGACCACCGCCGGGCTGATCCCGGCAGACGGGGTGATCTTCATCGCCGCCCATCTCAGCCGTGCCGAGACCATGACTGAATGGCTCGACCCGTCGGTGCGGGACGAGATGAACCCGGACGACCGCGATCTCGAACTGGACATCTACAGCCCTGACTGCCCCAACAAACCACCGTTTTCGCCCGAATTCATCGCCCGTTTCCGCGATGCACAGCGCGCCCGCAACCGACGCATCACCAAAGCGGCGCAGGACATGCTGGCCGACCTCAAGGCCCGCGGCGGAGACGAGGTCGAGCGGCCCTTTATCACCCACCGCACCATGTGCGACGTGCGCTGGCTGGACCCTGCCATCGACCCGAACGGGCGCAAGCCCGGCTGGTGCTATATGGGTGTGCCGCAAACGGTCAATGTCGGCCCGGTGGGTCTGGGCCGGTTCGCGACGCTGCGCTCCTGGCTCAGCCAGTGGGCCTATGATCTATCCAACGCGCGCGGTCCGCTGAACGCGGCGCGAATCCGGCGCACGCCGGTGTTGCAGATCGTCAATCAGGCTGATGACGCTGTCCCTGCCAGCCACAACCCGGCGATCCGTGACGCGCTAGCCACCGCAGACAAGACCTATGTCGAGATCGACGGGGCCACGCATTATTACCTCGGCCAGCCCGAGCTGCTGGCGCGCTGCGTGGCCGAAGTTCTGGACTGGTCGCGAACGCGGGATCTGCTGACATAAGTCAGCCGATCAACCACCGACCGATAACGCTGCAAAGCCCGCTGTCACCCGAGCAAAACCATTTCCTGATTTAACATGCACCGCCCCACCCTCTCGCGGATCTCTGCGAGTTCGCGACTTGGCCCAGTGTCAGCAGTGTGGAGATATCGTTGAAAAAGTCGAAGGCTGAATGGTTTTGATGAGATTTCGGAACAGACCGAATACCATCCCGATTCACCCTGGCACCGGTACTGGCACCAATTTGGCCAGTTTCCGGAGGTTCCGGGCGGTTGCTGCAAGTTGAAATTGTTCGGTTGCGCCTTTGGGTCCGCGAGCCGCATCATTCGCAGGCCGATGTAGCGTTTGAGATGAGCAAACAGCATCTCGACCTTTCGCCTTTGCATGAACGAAGTCATGTAGGCGTCGGTTTTGCGAATGTCGCGAGCGACGTCTCTTGCCGCCTCGTGGATGGATCTCAGCACTTTTCTGGCAGGCTGTGTGGGGCAACATTGCGCCTTGAGCAGGCAGGCATCAACGCCAAAGCTGTGACCCCCAACAAGTCCTTCATCCATGCAGCGCTGCAAGACCGTCTCAAACAGATGCCGGAACAGGCCGCTTTCGCGGAAACGGCCGTGGCGGTTCTTGGCGAACGTTGAATGGTCCGGAACAGGGTCAGCCAGATCGAGCCTGCAGAACCATCTATAGGCCAGGTTGACGTGAACCTCCTGGCACAGCCGCCGCTCGGACCTGATCCCCTGGCAGTAGCCAAGCGAAAGCATCCGGATCATCAGTTCGGGGTCAATCGAAGGACGGCCATGTGAACTGTAAAACGGGGCCAGAAGCGACCGCACACCTTTCAGATCCAAGAAGCGACCAATCCCACGCACCGGGTGATCCTGCGGCACAAACCCATCTATGGAGAACTCGTAAAACAGCGCGCCCTGCGCCACTTGCCTCGGTCCCATCATCGCCACGCCCTCAACTCTCAAAAAGAGTGAATCAGCACATCGAAATCCAATCAACAGACTTTTTCAACAGTATCCGGACTTTACTGCCGTTCGATACGAGCGTCTAAATGCGAACATGTATCCCCATGGGAACCGGACTTACAACGGGGTCTCGTTGCGGAGTTGAATGTCTATGTTAAAGCGCCAGGAATTCGATTTTCGTCAGGCACAGGCTACTTTCGACCTAATTTGGATGTTGCAGTCACTTGAGGACGCGCGCTTGGTGCGCGCAGGAGGCGAGGCATTTCCTGCGGTTGTCCGCAACCAATCGTGTCGCTTTGAGAGTGACTTCGATTCAACATGCTTTGGAACGCTTGTATCCAAGGCCGTGGACGCGGGCGAGGATGCGAACATTGCGGTCGCAATGATCGTTGCCAATGATCGTTGCCAATGATCTTCAGAGGGGTCACTGGTGGGGCGATGCAAAGGAAATGGCGAATTTTGCGGTGGAGCCTCTGCGCCGGGGGCAAAACAGGTTGCGCTCTGCAATTTTACGGGGCCTCGATAAGCTGGAAGACCTCTCTTCTCAGCACGAACCAGCAGAGTATCTTTTGCCCGATGTAAGCCGATTGACGCGATCTGCCGATCTGATCCTGCCCAAGCTCTGTGCCATTGCGCGCACCATGGATTTGCCAACACGCAAGTCTGTTGCTGCGGCGGATTATGGCGATAGAACCGGGCGGCAACTTGAGGCGCTTGAAACGGTACTTGCAGATGATACTTGCTTATTCCCAATAGACGATTCGTGGTATCCAAGCGAGGTCGTAGAACTCGTCTCGTATGAGCAAAACGCTCCGGGATTTGTTCCCTGCACGGCGCTTCTTATCGCCAATGCCATTCAGGGAAGAGACAACGCTGGTTGGTTCGAATTTAGGTGGCGCAGACTTGCCGCAGAATACAACATACTACCGAAAAGCACGCGAGATCCTTTTCTTGCGGGGCTTCGCTACCTGTACGAAACTGGCGAAGACTTTGTGTTTGATAACGATCACAGGAATAGAGATCCAGTTCTCGCACCAGAGGGTATGATTGATTTTGTAGAGTTCACAGAAGACAGTGTTTGAGGTTTCAGCGCCTGAGATTCTGAAAACCGAGCAATCGTGCAAGGTGCGGCATTTGTCACTTTCGGCTCAAAGCGGTCATTTCGTAGGTTTCCTCACCAGAGTGCCCGATTGTCGTGACTTCTGGTGAGGAGTTTGGCACCTTCGCGCTTTGTCGTTTGCCCTCGGTCGGGTCAGGCGGTCTGAAGCGTCGCCTTGGGCGTCAGTGGCACAGTGTTGGCGTCATATTCGAACAGCCAGTCATAGCGGACCCGTACCTTTTCCGGCGCCCATTCGCGTTCCACATATTCGGCCGCCTGAATCGGATCGGCCAACGCACGGTTGTGGAACCGGTCAAGGTTGGCGTTCGAGCCGTTGACAATCGCTGTTGTACGTTCGATGCGCAGGTCTTCGTAAGTGCTGAGCGCCTTTTGCGGGTCATCGCCAAAGGCTTCGATGCAGCGGGCCAGCACCACGCCATCCTCGATCGCCATGATCGCGCCCTGCGCCAGGAACGGCAGCGTCGGGTGGCAGGCGTCGCCCATCAATGTGACGCGACCGTCGGTCCAGTTGGTCAGCGGCGCGCGCCCGACCAGCGCCCAGCGATACGGCGTGTCGAGGTTGCGCACCACCTCCTGCACCAGCGGGTGCCAGGCCTGGAAATCGGCCAACGCTTCGTCGACCGTGCCGGCCTCGGACCAGCTTTCGCGGGTCCATTCCGGGTTTTCGACCAAACCAACAAAGTTCAGGTAATCGCCAGAACAGATCGGATAGGTGATCACATGACCGCCCGGACCGATCCAGTTGGTGCCGACGGGGCGGCGCAATTCCTCGGGGAGCGCATCCATCGGCACCAGACCGCGCCAGGCCATCAGCCCTGTAAACTGCGCCTTGGGGCTGTCGGAAATCTGTTCGCGCAACACTGAATGCACGCCGTCGGCACCGATCAGAATGGTGCCGGTTGCGTCGGGTTGACCGTCGATGTGCAGCGTCACGGCGCCCGCGCCCTGCGTATAGCCGGTGACACGCGCACCGGTGTGAATCGCACCCGGCTTGAGCGCCTCGACCGCATTCATCAGCACCGTATGAAGCTGGCCCCGATGCACCATCCAGTAGGGCGCGTCGAACCGACGGATCGAATCTTCGCCGAGGTTAAAAAGCTTCCAAGTCTGGCCAGTGTTCCAAATCCGCACCTCTTTGCCCGCCGCCAGGCTGACGATCGGCAACAGCGCCTCTTCGAGCCCCAGTTCGATCAGCAGCCGGGTGCCATTCGCGGCCATCTGAATCCCGGCGCCAAGTTCCTTCAACTCGGCGGCCTGTTCGTACACATCGACGTCGATGCCCCGCCGCAGTAGGGCGAGCGCTGCGGTCAGCCCGCCAATTCCGGCCCCTGCGATGATAACATGCTGCTCTTTCTCCACGCCGAAACTCCCTGTGCGTACAGTTTTCTGACGCAGGCCGGACATTGCCGACCCGCCAAGATTATTCTACATATAAAAATGAAATTTGCTATTGTCAAATATACGCATCATTTAATCTGGACGCGTGCGGCGGCACGTGCGATGCCTAAAAAACCCGAACAAGGAGCGCCACGTGCCAGCGGACAAACGGATTATCGTCGGAATTACCGGAGCTTCGGGCGTGATTTACGGCGTACGCTGCCTACAGATGCTACGCGAGATCGAGGGGGTCGAGACGCACGCGGTGATCTCGCCCGCAGCGTTCCTGACGGCACAGACCGAAATCGACATGACCTCGCAAGAACTGCGCGCGCTGCCTGACGTGCTGCATTCGTTCCGCGACATCGGCGCCTCGATTGCGTCGGGGTCGTTCCGCACCGAGGGGATGCTGGTCGCGCCCTGTTCGGTCAAGACGCTGTCGGGCATCGCCAATTGTTATGCCGACCAGCTGCTGGTGCGGGCGGCGGATGTCTGCCTCAAGGAGCGTCGTCGGCTGGTCCTGATGCTGCGTGAAACGCCGTTGCATGCCGGACACATCGCGCTGATGTCGACCGTCACGCAGGCCGGAGCGATCATCATGCCGCCGGTGCCTGCATTTTACAGCCGTCCGGCGTCTCTGGACGAGATGGTGAGCCATACCGTCGGACGGGCGCTGGACCTCTTCGACATCGACACCGGCGCGGTCAAACGCTGGAAGGACGCTCAGGCAGATTAGCGCGGCACCGCATGTCGCATCGTCATGCGGGACATATATTTCGCATCCATTGATCGGAGACCTCATGGACCTGTGGACCTTTGCCATCGAAACCTACGGTCAGGACGGCATCAGCGCCGATTGCCTGCGGGTGCAGGACACGCTGGACATCGATGTGCCGCTGTTGCTCTGGGCGGCATGGGCTGCCGTGTCGGGCCATGTGGTCGATGCTGCCACGCTCAACGCGGCTGACGCGTTGGCATCCCCGTGGCGGGATCAGGTGGTCAGACCGCTGCGTGCGGTGCGACGGCAGCTGAAACAGGGGCCAGCCCCCGCCCCCTGCCCCGTGACCGAAGCGTTGCGCGACAAGGTCAAGGCGGCAGAACTATCGGCGGAAAAGATCCAGCTGGATACCTTGGCAACCCTGACATTGCGACCGGGGGTCGCTGACCCGATAACAGCGCTGCGGCGGACCGCCGACCGTTTTGCCTCCCGCGATCTGACCCCCGACGAAGACGCCATCCTCGCGCGTCTGGCAGCAGCCGCGGAACGGGTGCTACCACCGGCCTAGGCGCCCGGGACTGTGCGGGCCGGATACAGCTTCGGCTCGTCCGATGTCGGGGCAGACTGGTCAGGCGACGCGGTTCACGGCGTCAAAGAATGTCGTTGTGTGCAATATTTACCTTTTAATCGGTTTGATCACCGGGCAACGGGCGCTCTGCCGGCCAAATTTGTTCTCTGTTTACCGGATCAATTCCCGTATCGGGTTCTCAGAATTCTATATGTACACTCATGTCTCAACTTTTGCCCACGGCGTATCCGACGCCGGAACTCAGCGGATCTCGTTGATATAGCAGTGATCTTCGGTCAGTGCCGTGTGCTGAATCGCCACCAACGGGCGGTTCATCGAATCATAGGACACAGCGTCGATGTCCAGCACCGCGCGAACGCCTGCGTCAGGCAAATGCAGCAACTGCAAATCCTCGGATGTCGCCAAACGCGCGGCGAGACGCTCTCGCACTGCGGCGATGCGCAAGCCATGGTTCTCTAGCAGCCATTTGTACAACAGCGCCGGCACCTCCTCGATCTGAGACGGGAAATCTGGCGCATGTGCGAGCGGTAAAGTCACGCGATCCACCATGACGATCCGCCCGTCATGCATGCGCTGGCGACGCATAAACGCGACCGGCGCACCTTGCCGCAGCTCCAGCCGCTCGACCTCGGCAGGGGTGGCAGCGCGGTGGCAAACATCAATCATCCGGGTGTCCGACGTCACCAACCCGCCATCATTGGAATGCAATCGATAGTAGCGATAGAATTGCGACATCGTGTGGTTCGGCGTCCGTCCGGTCACGACGGTGCCGGTCTTGCGACGGCGCATGATCACGCCCTGATGGGTCAGATCCGTCATAGCGCGGCGGATTGTGCCATATGACACACCAAATTGCCGGGCGAGTTCGGTCTCTGGCGGCAGCACATGGCCCTCACCCCAGGTACCCAGAATGATCCGGCGCAGGATGCGTTCCTTGACCTGTTCATGCAACGGCGCCCTCACAAGGTCATTTGTCAGCCCGTCACCGTCTATTTGGTCAGTGTCTATTTGATCATCGGCAGGCGTCTCTCTGTCCGTCATAGGGGTCTCCGTTCACAACTCGCCCGATATTTAACCTGAAATCACACTTGCGTTGTGACGTCTATCTGTATTTCTATATAGATATGAGAAAACAAGAATCAGATACAATGTTCGATGACCTCCCTGCTCCTGATGTTCAGAGCATGATGGCGGCGCTCTCTCGATTGGTCGCCTGCGCCACACCGATGCCGCCTGGTGACGGGTATGGTGCCTTCGCCGATCTGATCGAAACTCAGTTTGCCACGTTTGGCGGCACCGCCACACGCGTCGAAGTACCGACCGACCTTTGGCACGGCCCCGGCCTGTCCGGCGCGCGGATAAATCTGCTGCTCACGCCCGATCTGCCCGGTACAAAGGGGCTCCCCGAGGCGCTTATCTATTTTCATACCGATACCGCACCTGCGGGCGACGGATGGTCGGTGCCGCCGTTCACTGTGACCAACCGGAATGGCAAGCTGCTTGGCCGCGGCACTGCCGACATGAAGGGCACAATCGTCGCAGTGCATGATGCGCTGACCAGGTTGTCACACAGCGGCGCGGGCAACATGGTTTACCGGCCGGTGCTGGCCTTTTGCACCGACGAAGAGGGTGGCCGCTATCCCGGCATTCGCCATTTGGCCGAAACCACCCGACTGCCGGACGTGCTGCTTAACCTCAACGGCTCTGCCGAGCCGCGCATCTGGGCCGGGTGTGTTGGATCCTATGACATTACCGTCACGATAACTGGCCTTGCCAGCCATTCGGGCGAACCGCAGCGCGGCGTCAATGCCGCCGAGATCGCCTTGCCGGTAATGTTATCGCTCCAAGATCTCAAGTACGAGGTGGAGCTGCGCGAAACCGCCCTCCCCGCGCCTCCTTGGGTGGACGGGCCTCTACGGGCCCGGTTGAACATCACCGCAATCCATGCGGGCGACAAGGGGTCTGCCATTCCCGGAGCGTGCCAGTTCACTATCAATCGCCGCTATACCGCCGAAGAGGACGAGGCTGCAGTGCTGCAAGAAATCCGCGCCACCATCGCCGCGCAACTGGACACCAGCGCCGCGCTTGACTGGCAAATGCAGGTCACTGGGCACTTGCCGCCGGTGTCCGACCCGGATGGCTCCGCCACTGGTCGGTGGACGCGCGCCCGCGCCCGCGCCTTTGACCTGCCAGAGTCCGCCTTCACGCGCTACGGCTCGGGCACCTCGTCAGACTTTGGTTGGGTGCAAAAGGCCGGGTTGCGTCACATGCTGCTGGGCGGGCTTTCGAGGCCAGATCGCAACGTGCACGCCGCCGACGAATTCACCACGGTCCAGGACCTGTGCGAACTTTCCGACGCCATCGCATATTTTCTGGCCGATATTCCCTGACCCCACCACCCCGCGCAAAGACGGGGCCTACACCAGCAGAAGGAACCTACCATGACATCTCATCTCAATCGCCGCGGCTTTTTGAAAGCCGGTGCCGCCGGGGTTACTCTGGCTACCATGCCTGGCCTCGTGCAAATGGCACAGGCGCAAAACATTCAGCCCGGCGGCACATTGCGCCTGGCGCTGAACATCACGCCGTCGGTCCTGAACCCGATGCTGTCCCGGCTGAATTCTGAATACCTACTGGGCGAGCTGTTGTATTCCGGCCTGACCATGCTTGCGGCTGATATGTCAGCCCAACCTGACCTTGCGACGGAATGGAGCGCCAATGACGACGCCACAGAGTGGCATTTCGTATTGCGCGAGAACGCCGTGTTCTCAAACGGCGCGCCGGTGACCTCGGCTGATGTCGTCGCGACCTTTGCCAAGCTGCTTGATCCTGAAACAGCCGCGCCCGGCAGCCGCAACCTTGGCCCGATCGCCGAAGTGGTCGCGGATGGCGACTTTGCCGTGATCATCCGCACATCCTCGCCCTATGCCGATCTGCCGGTCGCGTTGACCTACCCGACCGCCAAGGTGCTGCCGGCCTCAGTCATCGAGGGCGATTTCGACAGCCTGATGCAGACCCCGCTTGGCTCTGGCCCGTTCCGTCTGGCAGAGTATCGCCCGGATGACGTCGCGATTGTCGAAAGGAACCCCGACTATTTCATCGACGGTCAGCCCTATCTTGATCGGGTCGAGGTCAAGACATTTCCAGATGCCGCGGGCGGCGCCGCCGCACTGCTGGCCGGCGAGGTCGATATCCTGACCGAGATCCAGCCGACCGACTATGCCCGCATCGCCGAAAGTGACGGCGTGACCGGCCTGCGCACACCGTCCGGCCGGTTCCTTGACGTTGTGATGGATTGCACCGTCGAACCATTCAACAACCCAAAGGTCCGCGAGGCGCTGTCCTACTGTGTTGACCGCGAGGCGATGGTGGAACTGGTGGCCGAAGGCTATGGCACCCCCGGAAACGACACCCCGGTCAACTCGGCCTATCGCTATAATTCCGAGGCTCCGCTCAGGAGCTACGATCCCGAAAAAGCCAAGGCGCTGCTGGCCGAAGCAGGCTATCCCGACGGGATCGAAATCGAGCTGATTGCATCAACCAAGCCGGGCTACCGGTCAGCGATGGCCGTGGTCCTGCGCGAAATGGCGCAACCCGGCGGCTTTGACATCGCGGTGCAGACGATGGATCATCCGACCTATCTGGATCAGGTCTGGAAAAAGGGCAAATTCTACGTCGGCTTTTACAACATGCAG is part of the Puniceibacterium sp. IMCC21224 genome and harbors:
- a CDS encoding enoyl-CoA hydratase/isomerase family protein, whose product is MTKETGATETGDIRITLADDGGLEIVIDRPDAGNALTAAMTDALADAIAAPPDGAKFIVLQGAGADFCAGRVSPMPKDAGPKTPEQIRSRVADPVLDFYDTVRRTPLPVIAAVRGRAHGVGCALAGLADIVLADDSADFRIPEMARDIPPLLVGAALAGRLPRAALARLIYGRESIDAATALQMGLACEICTAAGMEASLQTWRARLADNSPTVLATVKRFLNLVPETGFAGLREYAAVANSAAVSERFIVPKG
- a CDS encoding TRAP transporter fused permease subunit is translated as MSDNTSKWRDLHGAEKILGLGALLLPVLLASLWAVEVQRWIGVLIYKEQFLGLMLASGLTAVFVNIRARRSENGARVPWYDWILVAISLAGTLYVVINYHWLIYEMSGLEPLRIALGALLILAIFEAVRRLIGWTLIIVAVFFLLYARFGGMMPGIFAVPSSSWERIVIYSYLDTTALFGLPLDVAANTIVTFILFGAMLRITKGDTFITDLALCMMGKYRGGPAKVSVAASTLFGTVSGSAVSNVAVVGPISIPMMEKSGYPREQAAAIEAVSSTGGQIMPPVMGITAFLMADFLSVPYSDVVLAALLPALLYYVAVFVQVDLEAGKRGLRGISVADLPRFVATLKRGFGFIVPLGVLIYGVMFAFWAPGKAGLAAAAAALLVGMIDPRARPNRAEIFGALVDTGRTVTSILILTAIAGLVIGALQLAGLAYSMSSILLALAGNSVLLILLMTAVICVVLGMALPTAVIYTMLAVLVAPALVDLGVDRMAAHLFIFYMGMLSMITPPVCFASFTAAAIAGANFWKTAIVGMRYGVAAYLLPFVFPFSMGLLMEGTFLEIAWAVASAVLGLTAISAGLVGYLFRPLNPVFRVALIGAGFVGMMSPFGSQLGEMMNLGGLAVCVLIALVEWFAVARLRSTPNRA
- a CDS encoding TAXI family TRAP transporter solute-binding subunit, with amino-acid sequence MKLARITILAATVGLTLGTAAVQAQTIAMATDKQGTTFNTVGSGVAKVVSQNSGLNVIVRPYAGPAAWAPIVNNGEVPFGMMSANSAFQAFSGENEAGKAYRDLRVIRAGGASLMLGFAVRADGPIKSYADLKGARVSSDFGGHLSINNSLTASLKVAGYTWDDVTEVPVSGANDGLDALVADRLDATWASVGQPRAREADTQIGVRYLSVPETGEEAAIYQEIVFPGARMAVAQDGVAPGIVGPTRLLSYDSYLVSASAASDQMVTDMLQALWDHSDDLFDVHPSMRGFTNDNAVTNAPVMPYHPAAVAFYKSKGVWTDEDQARQDKLLAAAAS
- a CDS encoding alpha/beta hydrolase encodes the protein MTEETLWQRRACVVTYTEATKATEVYGFAGNSGKVNLEGQLLAGDMPSDTVFIFMHPTSTLQLLPMPMALADSGVHVLCAASRYARNDTALIMEKVVLDLGAWIRHARDVMGYARVVLVGWSGGGSLSLFYQAQAEAPTITHTPAGDPVDLTTAGLIPADGVIFIAAHLSRAETMTEWLDPSVRDEMNPDDRDLELDIYSPDCPNKPPFSPEFIARFRDAQRARNRRITKAAQDMLADLKARGGDEVERPFITHRTMCDVRWLDPAIDPNGRKPGWCYMGVPQTVNVGPVGLGRFATLRSWLSQWAYDLSNARGPLNAARIRRTPVLQIVNQADDAVPASHNPAIRDALATADKTYVEIDGATHYYLGQPELLARCVAEVLDWSRTRDLLT
- a CDS encoding FAD-dependent monooxygenase, with product MEKEQHVIIAGAGIGGLTAALALLRRGIDVDVYEQAAELKELGAGIQMAANGTRLLIELGLEEALLPIVSLAAGKEVRIWNTGQTWKLFNLGEDSIRRFDAPYWMVHRGQLHTVLMNAVEALKPGAIHTGARVTGYTQGAGAVTLHIDGQPDATGTILIGADGVHSVLREQISDSPKAQFTGLMAWRGLVPMDALPEELRRPVGTNWIGPGGHVITYPICSGDYLNFVGLVENPEWTRESWSEAGTVDEALADFQAWHPLVQEVVRNLDTPYRWALVGRAPLTNWTDGRVTLMGDACHPTLPFLAQGAIMAIEDGVVLARCIEAFGDDPQKALSTYEDLRIERTTAIVNGSNANLDRFHNRALADPIQAAEYVEREWAPEKVRVRYDWLFEYDANTVPLTPKATLQTA
- a CDS encoding UbiX family flavin prenyltransferase, which gives rise to MPADKRIIVGITGASGVIYGVRCLQMLREIEGVETHAVISPAAFLTAQTEIDMTSQELRALPDVLHSFRDIGASIASGSFRTEGMLVAPCSVKTLSGIANCYADQLLVRAADVCLKERRRLVLMLRETPLHAGHIALMSTVTQAGAIIMPPVPAFYSRPASLDEMVSHTVGRALDLFDIDTGAVKRWKDAQAD